The proteins below come from a single Methanococcoides sp. AM1 genomic window:
- a CDS encoding glutamate-5-semialdehyde dehydrogenase, translating to MATEIEKKVMEAKMASITLASVDTKTKDRALEAMANALDENRDRIIEANNADLEEAGRMKAEGKLSQALVDRLKVSNAKIDGMINGIRDVIKLEDPSGKTMKTLELDTGLDLYQVSCPIGLIGVIFESRPDVVPQIMSLCLKSGNATIFKGGSEALNSNRTIFDILVKAMENTEGIPNGAFQLMETREEVMNLLALDDYIDLLIPRGSNEFVKYIQDNTKISVLGHADGICHVYVDNNADMNKAYDVCFDSKVQYPAVCNAMETLLINREIAEDFIPEMMKRYDEAGVELRFDEGSYTIAEKLGLKNIKKATDEDWKTEYNELILSVKLVDSIEQAINHINNYGSHHTDAIITEDAPKRKQFIDLVDSSSVMVNASTRFADGFRYGKGAEVGISTNKIHSRGPVGMEGLVIYKYVLLGNGDKVSDYAGDEPKPFTHRVIDKKLSDALNN from the coding sequence ATGGCCACAGAGATAGAAAAGAAAGTAATGGAAGCTAAAATGGCATCCATTACACTTGCAAGTGTAGACACTAAGACAAAGGACAGGGCTCTTGAAGCCATGGCCAACGCACTTGACGAGAACCGCGACAGAATAATAGAAGCAAACAACGCTGACCTGGAAGAAGCCGGGAGAATGAAGGCCGAAGGTAAACTGTCACAGGCACTTGTAGACCGTCTTAAGGTCAGTAATGCGAAGATCGACGGAATGATCAACGGTATTCGTGATGTTATCAAACTTGAGGATCCTTCCGGTAAAACAATGAAGACGCTTGAACTTGACACCGGCCTGGACCTTTATCAGGTAAGCTGCCCTATCGGACTCATAGGAGTTATTTTCGAATCCCGTCCGGATGTTGTCCCACAGATCATGTCACTTTGCCTCAAGAGCGGGAACGCCACCATATTCAAAGGTGGTAGCGAAGCATTGAACTCCAACCGCACAATATTTGACATACTTGTCAAGGCAATGGAAAATACGGAAGGAATACCAAACGGTGCATTCCAGCTCATGGAAACAAGGGAAGAGGTCATGAACCTCCTTGCACTTGACGATTATATTGATCTCCTGATCCCACGCGGTTCTAACGAATTCGTGAAATATATACAGGACAATACAAAGATATCGGTGCTCGGCCACGCAGATGGAATATGTCATGTTTATGTAGACAACAATGCTGATATGAACAAAGCGTATGATGTATGCTTTGACTCAAAAGTGCAGTACCCTGCAGTATGCAACGCCATGGAAACACTGCTCATAAACAGGGAAATCGCTGAGGACTTCATTCCCGAAATGATGAAAAGGTATGATGAAGCAGGCGTCGAGCTTCGTTTTGATGAAGGATCATACACCATCGCAGAAAAACTTGGCCTGAAAAATATTAAAAAGGCAACCGATGAAGATTGGAAAACAGAATACAATGAGCTGATCCTTTCAGTAAAGCTTGTTGACTCCATTGAGCAGGCGATAAACCATATCAACAACTATGGATCACACCACACAGATGCGATCATCACAGAAGATGCACCAAAACGAAAGCAGTTCATCGATCTTGTGGACTCATCCAGTGTTATGGTAAATGCATCCACCAGATTTGCAGATGGATTCCGCTATGGAAAAGGTGCAGAGGTCGGCATTAGCACTAACAAGATACATTCACGTGGCCCGGTGGGAATGGAAGGACTCGTCATTTACAAATATGTATTGTTAGGTAATGGGGACAAGGTCTCCGATTATGCAGGAGATGAGCCAAAGCCATTTACTCACAGAGTGATCGATAAAAAACTATCCGATGCTTTGAACAACTGA
- a CDS encoding flippase-like domain-containing protein codes for MIYVNKLRKWLLISFLISAISIVLVMFYTIGPQTLELIHDIRPEFLLAAVFLHLSSYILWGLRTKTMCNSLGFRVGLSRSIEIVTSSTFLASVTPSSIGGEPLRVHLLNQDNVPVGKATAVVLGERLLDGILIMMSAPLALHLFRRIISSSGLDIVIMVGELFLILIFVMVIYAVWHPHHTKKALYFILHRVAGFMGKGGDPRLDRVLGKIDLIIEDFHDSMAFFVTKGRKGLLFGSVYTVLFWLVEFAMVPVILMGLNQPPSIIISFAAQILLMILLVIPVTPGSSGVAELGATSLFSVFVPAYMVGIVVIAWRVFTLYMNLIVGGFVSFKILKDTDYIRNLMK; via the coding sequence ATGATCTATGTGAACAAGCTAAGAAAATGGTTGTTAATTTCTTTTCTTATAAGTGCCATTTCCATTGTTCTTGTTATGTTCTATACAATAGGTCCACAAACACTGGAACTTATCCATGATATAAGGCCGGAGTTCCTTCTGGCTGCTGTATTTCTTCACTTGAGTTCCTATATCCTCTGGGGCTTGCGGACAAAAACAATGTGTAACTCACTTGGCTTCAGGGTGGGTTTATCCAGATCGATCGAGATCGTTACTTCAAGCACTTTCCTTGCATCTGTCACTCCATCATCAATTGGCGGAGAGCCTTTGAGGGTACATCTGCTAAATCAGGACAATGTACCTGTGGGAAAGGCTACTGCGGTAGTTCTTGGAGAGCGATTACTTGACGGTATCCTTATCATGATGTCGGCCCCACTTGCCCTTCACCTGTTCCGCAGGATCATATCGTCATCCGGCCTGGATATTGTGATAATGGTCGGAGAGTTGTTCCTCATTCTGATATTTGTAATGGTGATCTATGCAGTCTGGCATCCTCACCATACAAAGAAAGCGCTTTACTTCATACTTCATCGGGTTGCAGGATTTATGGGGAAGGGAGGCGATCCTCGTCTTGACAGGGTTCTGGGAAAGATCGATCTTATCATTGAAGACTTCCATGATAGCATGGCCTTCTTTGTGACAAAAGGGCGCAAAGGATTGCTATTTGGTAGTGTTTACACTGTTCTCTTCTGGTTGGTTGAATTTGCCATGGTTCCGGTGATCCTCATGGGATTGAATCAGCCACCATCTATTATCATCTCATTTGCTGCACAGATTCTGCTAATGATACTCTTGGTCATTCCGGTCACTCCGGGTTCAAGTGGCGTGGCAGAGCTTGGTGCAACTTCCCTGTTCTCGGTTTTCGTTCCGGCTTACATGGTTGGCATAGTTGTTATTGCATGGCGTGTTTTCACACTTTACATGAACCTTATTGTAGGTGGTTTTGTAAGCTTCAAAATACTCAAGGATACAGATTATATTCGGAATCTTATGAAATAA
- a CDS encoding ATP-binding protein, giving the protein MKTSTREHNGSKRSKILVAEAKGPDVESLSLVLSADYDIIRATKGNEALELVEKENPELILLGKDLPDMEGHDVCKKIKNKIRNKLLPVIVVTSLLENEEKTDIIKANADEILIEPVDELELTTRVRSLLRMRHLHEELVKERDQVQRYIDVAGSIIGVVDRDFRVTLVNQKACDVLGYSKEEVMGKNWFDVFVPEYIRDDIKKGYLGVISGTIEPPEFSEKPIITKNKDEKWVLWHDVVLRDDEMNILGTISSGDDITERKLAESAMEEANTELKLLDNIKDQFLTNLNYELRTPLISIKGFCELLMEEKLGTVNDSQKNALDAVLRNSERLRHLIDSLLYVSGERNQNIKYNIIPLYPARLIEDIIEDRALYVEKKELIIENHVPKNLPAILGDIEHLERMFTHLLDNAIKFTPSKGKIIFSASTYDDTLEIKIKDTGIGIPKELLPNIFSSFYQVDGSTRRKYGGTGVGLHICKKIIEAHMGEIFVESEEGIGTTFTIILPV; this is encoded by the coding sequence ATGAAGACAAGTACCAGGGAACATAACGGAAGCAAGAGATCAAAGATCCTTGTTGCAGAAGCAAAAGGTCCTGATGTTGAAAGCTTGAGCCTTGTTCTTTCAGCAGACTACGATATAATAAGGGCCACTAAAGGCAATGAAGCCCTTGAACTAGTAGAAAAAGAAAATCCCGAACTTATTCTTCTTGGCAAAGACCTACCAGATATGGAAGGACACGATGTCTGCAAGAAAATAAAGAACAAGATTCGGAACAAGCTGTTACCCGTAATAGTAGTTACATCCCTCCTCGAAAATGAGGAAAAGACAGATATCATTAAAGCAAATGCGGATGAGATCCTTATAGAACCTGTTGATGAACTGGAACTTACAACGAGAGTACGTTCACTTCTTCGCATGCGTCATCTGCACGAGGAACTTGTCAAAGAAAGGGATCAGGTACAACGATATATTGATGTCGCAGGTTCGATCATCGGAGTTGTTGACAGGGACTTCAGAGTTACCCTCGTGAACCAGAAGGCATGTGATGTTCTTGGTTACTCAAAAGAGGAGGTCATGGGGAAGAACTGGTTCGATGTTTTCGTACCGGAATACATCAGAGATGATATAAAGAAAGGCTATTTAGGCGTCATTAGCGGAACTATTGAGCCTCCTGAATTCTCTGAAAAGCCCATCATTACCAAAAATAAAGATGAAAAGTGGGTACTCTGGCACGACGTAGTACTTCGGGACGATGAAATGAACATATTGGGAACCATTAGTTCCGGCGATGACATTACGGAGAGAAAACTTGCAGAAAGCGCAATGGAAGAAGCGAACACGGAACTTAAGTTACTCGATAATATAAAGGACCAGTTCCTGACAAATCTTAATTATGAGCTCAGGACTCCACTCATATCCATAAAAGGTTTCTGCGAACTATTAATGGAAGAGAAGCTGGGGACAGTGAACGATTCCCAGAAAAATGCACTGGATGCGGTCCTCAGAAATTCAGAAAGGCTTCGACATCTGATCGACTCTCTACTGTACGTAAGTGGAGAACGCAACCAGAACATAAAGTATAATATAATACCACTTTATCCTGCAAGACTTATTGAAGACATAATTGAAGATAGAGCCTTATATGTAGAGAAGAAGGAACTGATAATTGAAAATCATGTTCCGAAAAACCTTCCTGCCATACTGGGAGACATCGAACATCTGGAAAGGATGTTTACTCACCTTCTGGATAATGCAATAAAATTTACACCTTCTAAAGGAAAGATCATATTTTCTGCCTCAACCTACGACGATACTTTAGAAATAAAGATAAAAGACACAGGCATCGGAATCCCCAAGGAACTTTTGCCCAATATATTCAGCAGTTTCTATCAGGTAGACGGATCTACCCGAAGAAAATATGGTGGAACCGGTGTTGGATTACATATTTGTAAGAAGATCATTGAAGCTCACATGGGAGAGATCTTTGTAGAAAGTGAGGAAGGAATTGGCACAACATTCACAATTATACTTCCGGTTTGA
- a CDS encoding PHP domain-containing protein, whose translation MRIDLHVHSCFSKDSNAEIDSILEFAKKNGLNGVAICDHDTREGGLACARRAKELGSDMVVIPGIEVTSSKGHILVLAPDGDIEPGMTPEKTIERARELGGVVVIPHPFKITSHGIGYVEGLDADAVEVLNSRCVTGGANNKAKKVAKELDFPQVGGSDSHEAKMVGCSYTEVDTSERTVESVLQAIRDGNVTSGGRRTPVSYVVKQMIVGTGKKIKRAFGMHT comes from the coding sequence ATGCGTATTGATCTTCATGTCCACTCCTGTTTTTCAAAGGATAGCAATGCTGAAATAGATTCTATTCTTGAATTTGCAAAAAAAAATGGTCTTAATGGTGTTGCAATATGTGACCATGATACCCGGGAGGGAGGCCTTGCCTGTGCCAGAAGGGCAAAGGAATTAGGTTCTGATATGGTTGTTATCCCTGGGATTGAGGTCACCTCTTCTAAAGGACATATCCTGGTACTTGCTCCGGATGGGGACATCGAACCAGGAATGACCCCTGAGAAAACAATAGAACGTGCAAGAGAGCTTGGAGGTGTTGTGGTAATTCCTCACCCTTTCAAGATAACATCTCATGGTATCGGGTACGTTGAAGGGCTTGATGCTGATGCTGTAGAGGTCCTGAATTCCAGGTGTGTGACCGGTGGTGCTAACAACAAGGCAAAAAAGGTTGCAAAAGAGCTTGATTTCCCGCAGGTAGGAGGCAGTGATTCACATGAAGCAAAGATGGTTGGTTGTTCTTATACTGAGGTGGATACTTCGGAAAGGACGGTGGAATCAGTGCTTCAGGCCATACGTGACGGGAACGTAACTTCCGGAGGGCGAAGGACGCCTGTTTCCTATGTTGTAAAACAGATGATCGTGGGAACCGGGAAAAAGATAAAGCGCGCTTTCGGCATGCACACTTGA
- the proB gene encoding glutamate 5-kinase, with product MINRQQILGDAKKIVIKLGTTSISREDGSLNTEIMEKVASQVSELHSAGKQVILVSSGSIGIGIEILNLNCRPKEIPVRQAAAAVGQGVLMQHWMDAFRKYDLNVAQILLTYDSFTNRLTYLNLRNSISTLLSYGVIPIINENDPICVHEIEATLGDNDKLSAMVASKTEADLLILLTDIDGLFNKNPKRHDDAVLLNTVEEITPTIESYGGSPTSMKGVGGMRTKIAAAKICNMAGCYMVIANSSVDNSITRILAGETIGTLFLANQYVQKNRIRWIILSKASGTVIVDPGAKEALTNSMSLLPSGVVEVIGNFDRGDIVKLECDGEVFGKGITDYTSDELEAIKGKQTNVIADILGYKNYDHVIKKENIGLLK from the coding sequence TTGATCAACAGGCAACAGATACTAGGTGATGCTAAGAAAATAGTCATCAAGTTAGGTACAACTTCGATCAGCAGGGAAGATGGAAGCCTTAATACTGAAATTATGGAGAAGGTCGCATCACAGGTATCCGAGCTGCATAGCGCAGGGAAGCAGGTAATACTGGTAAGTTCCGGTTCAATTGGAATTGGTATAGAGATCCTGAACCTGAACTGCCGCCCAAAGGAGATACCCGTACGTCAGGCAGCTGCTGCTGTCGGACAGGGCGTATTGATGCAGCACTGGATGGATGCTTTCCGAAAGTATGACCTTAATGTGGCACAGATACTCCTGACATACGATTCCTTCACCAACAGGTTGACATACCTGAACCTGAGGAACAGCATATCCACACTTTTAAGCTACGGAGTTATCCCGATAATCAATGAGAATGATCCCATCTGTGTTCATGAGATCGAAGCAACACTTGGCGACAATGACAAGCTTTCAGCAATGGTCGCAAGTAAGACTGAAGCTGACCTATTGATACTGCTGACCGATATAGACGGCCTGTTCAACAAGAATCCAAAAAGGCATGATGACGCAGTACTATTGAATACCGTGGAGGAGATCACACCTACCATCGAAAGCTATGGCGGAAGCCCTACCAGCATGAAAGGTGTTGGAGGCATGCGTACTAAAATAGCAGCTGCAAAGATATGCAATATGGCCGGCTGCTACATGGTCATTGCCAATAGCAGTGTGGATAATAGTATTACCAGAATACTTGCCGGAGAAACCATCGGAACACTCTTCCTTGCAAACCAGTACGTTCAAAAGAACAGGATACGCTGGATAATACTTAGCAAAGCATCCGGAACCGTCATAGTCGATCCGGGAGCAAAGGAGGCTCTAACTAACAGTATGAGTTTGCTCCCATCCGGTGTTGTCGAGGTCATCGGCAACTTTGACAGAGGCGATATAGTCAAACTGGAATGTGACGGAGAAGTATTTGGAAAAGGTATCACAGACTACACATCCGATGAACTTGAAGCCATCAAAGGTAAACAAACGAATGTGATAGCAGATATTCTTGGATACAAGAACTATGATCACGTGATCAAGAAAGAGAATATCGGACTTCTCAAATAA
- the mcrA gene encoding coenzyme-B sulfoethylthiotransferase subunit alpha, with the protein MADDRKRLFQKDLEIKFTKEHGDNKMEGGEITDKKVTYYRLGVDQNPRKVEMKKAGQDMAAARGLVGYNPMMHCGGIPLGQRALTPSFISGTDIMVESDDLHYVNNAAMQQMWDDIRRTTIVGMDMAHETLEKRLGIEVTPETINHYLEVLNHALPGGAVVQEHMVETHPALVDDCYCKIFTGDDELADEIDDQFLIDINKQFPEEQAEALKAAIGKTTWQAAHIPTVVSRTTDGAQTSRWMAMQVGMSFIAAYNMCAGEAAVADLSYAAKHAGVISMGDMLPARRARGPNEPGGISFGHMADIVQTSRVDAEDPAHVALEVVGAGCMLYDQIWLGSYMSGGVGFTQYATAAYTNNILDDNLYYNVDYINDKYDGAANKGTDNKVKATMDVVKDIATESTIYGIENYEKYPTALEDHFGGSQRATVLSAAAGSATALATGNGNAGLSAWYLSMYLHKEALGRLGFFGFDLQDQCGATNVFSFQSDEGLPLELRGPNYPNYAMNVGHQGGYTAIASAAHAGRGDAWAVNPLIKVCFADDLLPFDFTAPRKEFGRGAIREFEPAGERSLIIPAK; encoded by the coding sequence TGACATACTACCGTCTTGGTGTTGACCAGAACCCAAGAAAGGTCGAGATGAAGAAAGCTGGCCAGGATATGGCTGCAGCGAGGGGACTCGTTGGTTACAACCCAATGATGCACTGTGGTGGTATACCACTCGGTCAGAGAGCACTCACACCATCCTTCATTTCCGGCACTGACATCATGGTCGAGTCCGATGACCTCCACTACGTCAACAACGCTGCAATGCAGCAGATGTGGGATGACATCAGAAGAACCACAATCGTCGGTATGGACATGGCTCACGAGACACTCGAGAAGCGTCTCGGTATAGAAGTCACACCAGAAACCATCAACCACTACCTTGAAGTGCTCAACCACGCACTCCCTGGTGGAGCAGTTGTTCAGGAGCACATGGTCGAAACACACCCAGCTCTTGTAGATGACTGTTACTGTAAGATCTTCACCGGTGACGACGAACTTGCAGATGAGATCGATGACCAGTTCCTCATCGACATCAACAAGCAGTTCCCAGAAGAGCAGGCAGAAGCACTCAAAGCAGCTATCGGAAAGACAACCTGGCAGGCAGCACACATCCCAACCGTTGTAAGCAGAACAACAGATGGTGCACAGACCTCAAGGTGGATGGCAATGCAGGTCGGTATGTCCTTCATCGCAGCATACAACATGTGTGCTGGTGAAGCAGCAGTAGCTGACCTTTCATATGCAGCAAAGCACGCTGGTGTAATCTCAATGGGAGATATGCTTCCAGCAAGACGTGCACGTGGTCCAAACGAGCCTGGTGGAATTTCCTTCGGTCACATGGCTGATATCGTTCAGACAAGCCGTGTCGACGCAGAAGACCCAGCACACGTAGCTCTCGAGGTAGTAGGTGCAGGATGTATGCTCTACGATCAGATCTGGCTTGGTTCCTACATGTCTGGTGGTGTCGGATTCACACAGTATGCAACCGCTGCATACACCAACAACATCCTTGACGATAACCTGTACTACAACGTTGACTACATCAACGACAAGTACGATGGTGCAGCAAACAAGGGTACCGACAACAAGGTCAAGGCAACAATGGATGTTGTCAAGGACATCGCAACAGAGTCCACGATCTACGGTATCGAGAACTACGAGAAGTACCCAACAGCACTCGAAGACCACTTCGGTGGTTCCCAGAGAGCAACAGTACTCTCCGCAGCAGCAGGTAGTGCAACAGCACTCGCAACCGGAAACGGAAACGCTGGTCTTTCCGCATGGTACCTTTCAATGTACCTGCACAAGGAAGCCCTCGGACGTCTTGGTTTCTTCGGATTCGACCTGCAGGACCAGTGTGGTGCTACAAACGTATTCTCCTTCCAGTCCGACGAAGGTCTGCCTCTTGAGCTCCGTGGTCCAAACTACCCTAACTACGCAATGAACGTAGGTCACCAGGGTGGTTACACCGCAATCGCTTCAGCAGCACACGCTGGACGTGGAGATGCATGGGCAGTCAACCCACTGATCAAGGTCTGCTTCGCAGATGACCTTCTACCATTCGACTTTACCGCACCAAGGAAAGAGTTTGGAAGAGGCGCAATCAGGGAGTTCGAGCCAGCTGGTGAGAGATCACTCATCATCCCAGCAAAATAA
- the hflX gene encoding GTPase HflX, which translates to MKKTIVVQRNDPNSDDAANERKLAELKELAHAADYVVVGTLVQSRYPDRKYQVGRGKADELAELVEALDAEKVIFNNQLSTTQIYNISETCKCEVMDRFQLILEIFAARATTRRAKLQVELAKLQYELPKARSIVSLLKKEERPGFMGLGGYEDSYEQDIKKRIVRIRTELLHSCKGSESLRSFRHERGFSLVALAGYTNAGKSTLFQSLVEEGTIVEDMLFTTLSPTTRSLTINKRKMLLTDTVGFIEDLPHWMVDAFRSTLDEIFLADIILLVVDMSDPVDVIRQKLAVSHDIFWKRTEGAVIVTALNKTDLLPEDDLKEKLDVIDYLAPDPVMISAISGEGLDELKQLLYGNLPEWEHCRISIPMSEEGMSMVSWLYDEGIVHTIEYGDSIIMDIEARDEIIQKMQSFAISS; encoded by the coding sequence ATGAAAAAAACCATTGTTGTCCAACGAAATGATCCGAATTCTGATGATGCTGCAAATGAGCGGAAGCTGGCCGAGCTCAAGGAGTTAGCACATGCTGCTGATTATGTGGTTGTTGGCACATTGGTGCAATCAAGATATCCTGACCGGAAGTACCAGGTAGGTCGTGGCAAGGCAGATGAACTCGCAGAACTTGTAGAAGCTCTGGATGCTGAAAAAGTAATTTTTAACAACCAGCTATCAACGACGCAGATCTATAATATCTCCGAGACCTGCAAATGTGAGGTTATGGACAGGTTCCAGCTTATCCTTGAGATATTTGCTGCAAGAGCTACCACAAGACGTGCAAAACTGCAGGTCGAGCTTGCAAAATTGCAATATGAGCTTCCTAAGGCAAGGTCTATTGTTTCCCTGCTGAAAAAAGAGGAACGACCGGGGTTTATGGGTCTTGGAGGATATGAGGATTCGTATGAGCAGGATATTAAGAAACGGATCGTAAGGATCAGGACCGAACTTCTTCATTCGTGCAAGGGGAGTGAGTCACTTCGCAGTTTCAGGCATGAGCGGGGTTTTTCACTTGTAGCTCTGGCAGGGTATACGAATGCGGGAAAAAGTACCCTTTTCCAGTCACTTGTCGAGGAGGGGACAATAGTCGAGGACATGCTTTTTACGACACTGTCTCCTACAACACGTTCTCTCACGATCAACAAAAGAAAAATGCTTCTGACGGATACTGTGGGATTTATCGAAGACCTTCCTCACTGGATGGTAGATGCTTTCAGGTCAACTCTTGATGAGATCTTCCTGGCTGATATCATTCTTCTTGTGGTGGATATGAGTGATCCTGTGGATGTTATCAGACAGAAACTGGCAGTCAGTCATGATATCTTTTGGAAGAGAACAGAGGGTGCTGTGATAGTTACTGCTCTTAACAAGACAGACCTGCTTCCTGAAGATGATCTGAAAGAAAAGCTGGACGTGATCGATTATCTTGCTCCTGATCCAGTCATGATATCTGCAATATCTGGAGAAGGCCTTGACGAACTTAAGCAGCTTCTATATGGTAACCTTCCTGAATGGGAACATTGCAGGATATCCATCCCGATGTCCGAAGAGGGGATGTCCATGGTATCATGGCTTTATGATGAAGGTATTGTGCACACGATCGAGTACGGTGATTCTATTATTATGGATATAGAAGCAAGGGATGAGATCATTCAGAAAATGCAGTCTTTCGCTATTTCTTCTTAA
- a CDS encoding AI-2E family transporter, with translation MVLALLCIIILAIVLSYALLPYVNAFLGAFILYVIFKPVYCLLTERFKLRKDVSAVSVMLMSIILVLIPLYFLFVSIVGELEIVISSIATNISYVDITENINYLNEIAPDLKIQEKVVNIASTIGSYTSKYILSALQNISGQIISLTIMFFLLYYLFTSTNTGFDNKLKEFVPFNNRNTEILLRELKNVIQSTLIATLLIALLQGSLIGLTFYALGIQGATLWGAVTAILSFLPVVGAPLVWIPAAIVQFALKNYVAGVAILVIGIIISNIDNVLRPFIQKKVGAMHPFVSLLGIFVGIYLFGIIGIVVGPLLISTFLLVLKMFNEEYLQE, from the coding sequence ATGGTTTTAGCACTCCTATGCATAATCATACTTGCCATCGTGCTAAGCTATGCACTGCTACCCTACGTTAATGCTTTTCTGGGAGCGTTCATCCTTTATGTAATATTCAAACCGGTATATTGCCTGCTTACAGAACGATTCAAACTGCGTAAAGATGTCTCTGCAGTTTCCGTGATGTTGATGTCAATCATACTGGTACTCATACCACTTTATTTCCTGTTCGTTTCTATCGTAGGAGAACTCGAAATTGTTATCAGCAGTATTGCTACCAACATTAGCTATGTTGACATCACAGAGAACATAAACTACCTGAATGAGATTGCACCTGACCTGAAAATTCAGGAAAAAGTGGTCAACATCGCATCCACCATAGGTTCATACACTAGCAAATACATCTTATCAGCACTGCAGAACATCAGCGGCCAGATCATCTCCCTGACTATCATGTTCTTTTTGCTATACTACCTGTTCACATCCACCAACACAGGGTTTGATAATAAGCTCAAGGAATTTGTCCCGTTCAACAACAGGAACACCGAGATACTTTTAAGAGAGCTCAAGAACGTCATACAATCCACCCTCATTGCCACACTATTAATAGCACTCCTTCAGGGATCACTAATTGGTCTGACCTTCTATGCATTAGGAATACAAGGAGCAACACTCTGGGGAGCTGTCACTGCGATCCTGTCTTTTTTGCCTGTGGTAGGTGCACCCCTTGTATGGATCCCTGCAGCCATTGTACAATTTGCATTGAAGAACTATGTTGCAGGTGTTGCAATACTCGTGATCGGAATAATAATCAGCAATATAGATAATGTCCTCAGGCCTTTTATTCAGAAAAAAGTAGGAGCTATGCACCCCTTTGTGTCCCTGCTCGGAATATTTGTAGGTATCTACCTCTTCGGGATCATAGGTATCGTAGTAGGACCATTACTGATCTCAACATTCCTTTTGGTATTGAAGATGTTCAATGAGGAATACCTTCAGGAATGA
- a CDS encoding DUF2209 domain-containing protein, giving the protein MFPIIAVDISGRHRINRGYYMVCAAVAVDVSASHIESVSQIAVKPFLVSSAPDIVDVVSIIETTVAEINYPGAIILEHGDLYNQPEWLSQRMFSREFKYQESLSERLAIEFAHHVSLSSRNLLMKELGID; this is encoded by the coding sequence ATGTTTCCAATAATAGCTGTTGATATCTCAGGTCGTCACAGGATAAATCGGGGGTACTACATGGTCTGTGCTGCTGTTGCAGTTGATGTCTCTGCAAGTCATATCGAATCAGTTTCCCAGATAGCCGTAAAACCTTTTCTGGTATCTTCAGCACCAGATATTGTAGATGTTGTCAGTATTATCGAAACAACTGTTGCGGAGATAAATTACCCTGGTGCCATTATATTGGAGCATGGGGATCTGTACAATCAGCCGGAATGGCTTTCACAGAGAATGTTCTCACGCGAGTTCAAATATCAGGAATCTCTAAGCGAAAGGTTGGCAATAGAATTTGCACACCATGTGTCCCTTAGTTCCAGAAATCTTCTTATGAAGGAATTGGGCATTGATTGA